In one Methanococcoides sp. AM1 genomic region, the following are encoded:
- a CDS encoding PKD domain-containing protein, translated as TEGYAPLTVSFTDLSTNATSWSWDIDADGTEDYSSQNIIHTYDTAGLYTVNLTVSNINGTASEIKTGYINVT; from the coding sequence ACTGAAGGCTATGCACCACTTACTGTTTCATTCACGGATCTCTCAACCAATGCAACGTCATGGTCCTGGGATATTGATGCTGACGGTACTGAGGATTACTCCAGCCAGAATATAATTCATACGTATGATACAGCTGGTTTGTATACTGTCAATCTTACTGTCAGTAATATTAATGGCACTGCTTCCGAAATCAAGACCGGTTATATCAATGTGACAT